A region of Capra hircus breed San Clemente chromosome 11, ASM170441v1, whole genome shotgun sequence DNA encodes the following proteins:
- the TOR4A gene encoding torsin-4A isoform X1 translates to MRGPERFALGPRGEAFPGLRLVPVSRQRAALRGPRSGGDIPREGPSRPGGSLQTIPPSCCREGDLHAKRRPCTMDRGQSSPEPPAPVAPSPSVIAPVRAVVRLRHQVRLLRKRRPPPPAVAPDPGAAAPRVHQEQPQFFTFDGPVERASRPARKRRRRSRLVLYPETSRKFGPRAERQSRAQRCLLLLVAIVGFQVLNAIENLDDNALRYDLDGLEKTLQRAVFGQPAAVGRLVALLRDYLATHVHSRPLLLALHGPSGVGKSHVGRLLARHFRAVLEDGALVLQYHARHHCPEPRAAAGCRQELARRVADVLARAEAEEKTPLLVLDDAELLPPALLDELHGLLQPQRPPRFHNAVYVLLSGAGGAEVTRFVLQNASRAGRADGAEELRAAEEELRSSLHTLLVRQHPLWEAAAIVPFLLLDKRDVVNCFRDEMAGEGFFPEQARAELLAAQLSYYRVAGREFAVTGCKQVVAAVNLL, encoded by the coding sequence ATGCGAGGACCCGAGAGATTTGCATTGGGGCCCCGCGGGGAGGCGTTTCCTGGGCTGAGGCTGGTCCCGGTCTCCAGGCAGCGGGCCGCCCTCCGGGGGCCTCGCAGCGGGGGTGATATCCCGAGGGAGGGTCCCAGTCGGCCAGGCGGAAGTCTGCAGACCATCCCGCCTTCCTGTTGCAGGGAGGGCGACCTGCATGCCAAGCGCCGCCCCTGCACCATGGACCGCGGCCAGTCCAGCCCGGAGCCCCCGGCCCCGGTCGCCCCCAGCCCGAGCGTGATCGCCCCGGTGCGCGCCGTCGTCCGCCTGCGCCACCAAGTGCGCCTCTTGCGCAAGCGGCGGCCGCCCCCGCCGGCCGTGGCGCCGGACCCCGGGGCTGCGGCGCCGCGCGTCCACCAGGAGCAGCCGCAGTTCTTCACCTTCGACGGGCCGGTCGAGCGGGCGTCGAGACCCGCGCGGAAGCGGCGCCGGCGCAGTCGCCTGGTGCTCTACCCCGAGACCTCGCGCAAGTTCGGGCCGCGCGCCGAGCGCCAGAGCCGCGCCCAGCGCTGCCTGCTGTTGCTTGTGGCCATCGTGGGCTTCCAGGTGCTCAACGCCATTGAGAACCTGGACGACAACGCGCTGCGCTATGACCTCGACGGGCTGGAGAAGACGCTGCAGCGCGCCGTGTTCGGGCAGCCGGCGGCCGTGGGCCGCCTCGTGGCTCTGCTGCGAGACTACCTGGCCACGCACGTGCACAGCCGCCCGCTGCTCCTGGCGCTGCACGGGCCCAGCGGCGTGGGCAAGAGCCACGTGGGCCGTCTGCTGGCGCGCCACTTCCGCGCGGTGCTGGAGGACGGCGCGCTGGTGCTGCAGTACCACGCGCGCCACCACTGCCCCGAGCCGCGCGCCGCCGCCGGCTGCCGCCAGGAGCTGGCGCGGCGCGTGGCCGACGTGCTGGCGCGGGCCGAGGCGGAGGAGAAGACCCCGCTCCTGGTGCTGGACGACGCGGAGCTGCTGCCGCCGGCGCTGCTGGATGAGCTGCACGGCCTCCTGCAGCCGCAGCGGCCGCCGCGCTTCCACAACGCCGTCTACGTGCTGCTCAGCGGCGCGGGCGGCGCTGAGGTCACGCGCTTCGTGCTGCAGAACGCGTCCCGCGCGGGGCGCGCCGACGGGGCGGAGGAGCTGCGCGCGGCCGAGGAGGAGCTGCGCTCCAGCCTGCACACACTGCTGGTCCGCCAGCACCCGCTGTGGGAGGCCGCGGCCATCGTGCCCTTCCTGCTGCTGGACAAGCGGGACGTGGTCAACTGCTTCCGGGACGAGATGGCCGGGGAGGGCTTCTTCCCCGAGCAGGCCCGCGCCGAGCTGCTGGCCGCACAGCTCAGCTACTACCGCGTGGCCGGCCGCGAGTTCGCCGTCACCGGCTGCAAGCAGGTGGTGGCCGCGGTCAACCTCTTGTAG
- the TOR4A gene encoding torsin-4A isoform X2 gives MDRGQSSPEPPAPVAPSPSVIAPVRAVVRLRHQVRLLRKRRPPPPAVAPDPGAAAPRVHQEQPQFFTFDGPVERASRPARKRRRRSRLVLYPETSRKFGPRAERQSRAQRCLLLLVAIVGFQVLNAIENLDDNALRYDLDGLEKTLQRAVFGQPAAVGRLVALLRDYLATHVHSRPLLLALHGPSGVGKSHVGRLLARHFRAVLEDGALVLQYHARHHCPEPRAAAGCRQELARRVADVLARAEAEEKTPLLVLDDAELLPPALLDELHGLLQPQRPPRFHNAVYVLLSGAGGAEVTRFVLQNASRAGRADGAEELRAAEEELRSSLHTLLVRQHPLWEAAAIVPFLLLDKRDVVNCFRDEMAGEGFFPEQARAELLAAQLSYYRVAGREFAVTGCKQVVAAVNLL, from the coding sequence ATGGACCGCGGCCAGTCCAGCCCGGAGCCCCCGGCCCCGGTCGCCCCCAGCCCGAGCGTGATCGCCCCGGTGCGCGCCGTCGTCCGCCTGCGCCACCAAGTGCGCCTCTTGCGCAAGCGGCGGCCGCCCCCGCCGGCCGTGGCGCCGGACCCCGGGGCTGCGGCGCCGCGCGTCCACCAGGAGCAGCCGCAGTTCTTCACCTTCGACGGGCCGGTCGAGCGGGCGTCGAGACCCGCGCGGAAGCGGCGCCGGCGCAGTCGCCTGGTGCTCTACCCCGAGACCTCGCGCAAGTTCGGGCCGCGCGCCGAGCGCCAGAGCCGCGCCCAGCGCTGCCTGCTGTTGCTTGTGGCCATCGTGGGCTTCCAGGTGCTCAACGCCATTGAGAACCTGGACGACAACGCGCTGCGCTATGACCTCGACGGGCTGGAGAAGACGCTGCAGCGCGCCGTGTTCGGGCAGCCGGCGGCCGTGGGCCGCCTCGTGGCTCTGCTGCGAGACTACCTGGCCACGCACGTGCACAGCCGCCCGCTGCTCCTGGCGCTGCACGGGCCCAGCGGCGTGGGCAAGAGCCACGTGGGCCGTCTGCTGGCGCGCCACTTCCGCGCGGTGCTGGAGGACGGCGCGCTGGTGCTGCAGTACCACGCGCGCCACCACTGCCCCGAGCCGCGCGCCGCCGCCGGCTGCCGCCAGGAGCTGGCGCGGCGCGTGGCCGACGTGCTGGCGCGGGCCGAGGCGGAGGAGAAGACCCCGCTCCTGGTGCTGGACGACGCGGAGCTGCTGCCGCCGGCGCTGCTGGATGAGCTGCACGGCCTCCTGCAGCCGCAGCGGCCGCCGCGCTTCCACAACGCCGTCTACGTGCTGCTCAGCGGCGCGGGCGGCGCTGAGGTCACGCGCTTCGTGCTGCAGAACGCGTCCCGCGCGGGGCGCGCCGACGGGGCGGAGGAGCTGCGCGCGGCCGAGGAGGAGCTGCGCTCCAGCCTGCACACACTGCTGGTCCGCCAGCACCCGCTGTGGGAGGCCGCGGCCATCGTGCCCTTCCTGCTGCTGGACAAGCGGGACGTGGTCAACTGCTTCCGGGACGAGATGGCCGGGGAGGGCTTCTTCCCCGAGCAGGCCCGCGCCGAGCTGCTGGCCGCACAGCTCAGCTACTACCGCGTGGCCGGCCGCGAGTTCGCCGTCACCGGCTGCAAGCAGGTGGTGGCCGCGGTCAACCTCTTGTAG